From a region of the Fibrobacter sp. UWB16 genome:
- a CDS encoding aspartate/glutamate racemase family protein: protein MMYNVDFAELEANMSSGNWDGNAKILSDAAKRLEIAGADLIVIATNTMHKLVPQIEKEIRIPILHIADATANCIKRDNIKKVALLGTKFTMTQDFIKNRLIEAGLEVMTPDAQDIELVNDVIFNELCLGKILDSSRKEYQRIITEMKNRGAEGVILGCTEIGMLISAKDSVLPTYDTTIIHATEAAKMTLE, encoded by the coding sequence ATGATGTACAATGTGGACTTTGCCGAACTCGAAGCAAATATGTCCAGCGGAAACTGGGACGGAAACGCCAAGATTCTTTCGGATGCGGCCAAACGCCTCGAAATCGCCGGCGCCGACCTTATCGTCATCGCGACCAACACCATGCACAAGCTCGTCCCGCAAATCGAAAAAGAAATCCGCATCCCGATTTTGCATATTGCCGATGCGACCGCCAACTGCATCAAACGCGACAACATCAAGAAAGTTGCCCTCCTCGGCACCAAATTCACGATGACGCAAGACTTCATCAAGAACCGTCTCATAGAAGCCGGTCTCGAAGTCATGACGCCTGACGCCCAAGACATCGAACTCGTAAACGATGTCATTTTCAACGAGCTCTGCCTCGGCAAAATTCTTGATTCATCCCGCAAGGAATACCAGAGAATCATTACAGAAATGAAGAACCGCGGCGCCGAAGGCGTGATTCTCGGCTGTACCGAAATCGGCATGCTCATCAGCGCAAAAGATAGCGTGCTCCCCACCTACGACACAACCATCATCCACGCGACCGAAGCCGCGAAGATGACTCTAGAATAA
- a CDS encoding MerR family DNA-binding transcriptional regulator encodes MTNYKTKLKIGEFSQLMQVTVKTLRHYEQKGLLLPHDVDNLTGYRYYSIDQMQKLQKRSADSTAQKS; translated from the coding sequence ATGACAAACTACAAAACCAAACTTAAAATCGGAGAGTTCTCGCAGTTGATGCAAGTTACTGTAAAGACTTTGCGTCACTACGAACAGAAAGGTCTGCTATTGCCTCACGATGTGGACAACTTGACGGGGTACCGCTATTACAGTATCGATCAAATGCAGAAGTTGCAAAAGCGCTCGGCGGATTCCACAGCGCAAAAATCATGA